Proteins found in one Desulfovibrio sp. genomic segment:
- a CDS encoding helix-turn-helix domain-containing protein — protein sequence MTKSSSRAASCLYDDKAECPILHVFKCIGGKWKLPVLWHLAEKETLRYNELKRTVRGVTNMMLTKCLRELEDFGLVHRMQYNEIPPRVEYSLTERGKTLLPALEALYAWGREYLDFAKDAEKLEAEDCGCQPRACPDSLADGSADTSKGGSAA from the coding sequence ATGACAAAATCTTCTTCACGCGCCGCCAGCTGCCTATACGATGACAAGGCAGAATGCCCCATCCTGCACGTTTTCAAGTGCATCGGCGGCAAGTGGAAACTGCCCGTTCTTTGGCATTTGGCCGAAAAAGAGACCCTTCGTTACAATGAACTGAAACGCACTGTGCGGGGCGTCACCAACATGATGTTGACCAAATGCCTGCGCGAGCTGGAAGATTTTGGCCTTGTGCATCGAATGCAATACAACGAAATTCCGCCCAGAGTTGAATACTCCCTTACAGAGCGCGGCAAAACACTACTCCCGGCGTTGGAGGCGCTGTACGCCTGGGGCCGGGAGTATCTGGATTTTGCAAAAGATGCGGAAAAACTAGAAGCAGAAGATTGCGGCTGTCAGCCCCGCGCCTGCCCAGATAGTTTGGCGGACGGTTCGGCGGATACTTCCAAGGGCGGCTCGGCAGCCTGA
- a CDS encoding DMT family transporter has product MSNAKERVGDAAVYVRLALVAVAWGGTFIAGRSLAGVAPMFSASLRFLLASAALSLFLVVSGKGFRRVTVGQALVVTLLGFCGIFSYSFFFFSGLQHISASRAALIVALNPAVMALIAYLFYRERVSALKMLGIALCFGGVALVVGGGDPQRAGAGGSGWLGEALIGGCVLSWSAYSVFCKSVVRQLGPLHTVTYSIYAGTLMLAAYTACTGALDFAAVARFSSGEMLSLLYLGIVGSAVAYIWYYDGIQKIGVARAGVFIALNPLAAVLFGAALLGEQMTLATLLGGTLIIMGIVVENFRNGAGCAQAAEPPLEVSAEPSAKLSGQARG; this is encoded by the coding sequence ATGAGTAATGCAAAAGAACGCGTGGGGGACGCCGCCGTATACGTGCGGCTGGCCCTTGTGGCTGTGGCCTGGGGTGGAACCTTCATTGCGGGCAGAAGCCTGGCTGGCGTTGCGCCCATGTTTTCAGCCAGCCTGCGGTTTTTGCTGGCCTCGGCGGCGTTGAGTCTGTTCCTTGTGGTTTCCGGCAAGGGCTTTCGCCGCGTGACGGTGGGGCAGGCGTTGGTAGTGACCCTGCTGGGATTTTGCGGGATATTTTCGTATAGCTTTTTCTTTTTCAGCGGTTTGCAGCACATCAGCGCTTCGCGCGCGGCGCTGATTGTGGCGCTGAACCCGGCGGTCATGGCCCTTATCGCCTACCTTTTTTACCGTGAACGCGTGAGTGCGCTGAAAATGCTTGGCATTGCCCTGTGTTTCGGCGGCGTGGCTCTAGTGGTCGGCGGCGGAGATCCCCAGCGGGCAGGGGCTGGCGGCAGCGGCTGGCTGGGCGAGGCGCTTATAGGCGGCTGCGTGCTGAGCTGGAGCGCCTACAGCGTGTTTTGCAAATCAGTGGTGCGGCAGCTTGGCCCGTTGCACACGGTTACGTATTCCATCTATGCCGGAACCCTCATGTTGGCGGCCTATACCGCCTGTACGGGCGCGTTGGATTTTGCCGCCGTGGCGCGGTTCAGCAGCGGCGAAATGCTCAGTCTGCTCTATCTGGGCATAGTTGGCTCCGCCGTGGCATATATCTGGTATTATGACGGCATCCAGAAAATTGGCGTGGCCCGCGCTGGCGTGTTCATCGCGCTCAATCCTCTGGCGGCGGTGCTGTTTGGCGCGGCGCTGCTGGGTGAACAGATGACCTTGGCGACCCTGCTGGGCGGCACGCTTATAATCATGGGCATTGTTGTGGAAAACTTCCGAAACGGGGCCGGATGCGCTCAGGCTGCCGAGCCGCCCTTGGAAGTATCCGCCGAACCGTCCGCCAAACTATCTGGGCAGGCGCGGGGCTGA
- a CDS encoding LysR family transcriptional regulator, with amino-acid sequence MTLTQLEIFSTVAARRGFTAAALQLGISQSGVSHAIEALEQEFGVALLRRGKNLELTDVGARLLRQAQAMLGLAESMRQEASDARGMKRGTLRIGSFGPTASLRLLPPVLEKYSAVYPGIEIHVDEGPDGEVAQWLTDHRVDIGFVTLPDERFDTFPLMEDQLVALLPLTHPLTKKNAVTLEELCASPFAMTRAGSEDIIGGLFRALRLQPNIRWRSLQLVSTIAAVARGEAVSIVAESALPPERAPCYVKKPLRPAARRQVALAVPDARRMSPAAREFIRMAQEVFPHPARSAARPTTR; translated from the coding sequence ATGACGCTGACCCAGCTTGAAATTTTCTCCACCGTGGCCGCGCGCCGTGGCTTCACTGCCGCAGCCCTGCAACTGGGCATTTCGCAATCGGGAGTATCCCACGCCATTGAAGCGCTTGAGCAGGAATTTGGCGTAGCCCTGCTGCGGCGCGGCAAAAATCTGGAGCTTACAGATGTGGGCGCTCGCCTGCTGCGTCAGGCGCAGGCCATGCTTGGGCTGGCGGAATCCATGCGACAGGAGGCCTCGGACGCACGCGGCATGAAGCGCGGCACGTTGCGCATCGGTTCCTTTGGCCCCACGGCCTCGTTGCGCCTGCTGCCCCCGGTGCTTGAAAAATACAGCGCGGTATACCCCGGCATTGAAATCCACGTGGATGAAGGCCCGGACGGCGAGGTGGCCCAATGGCTCACAGACCACCGTGTGGACATTGGTTTTGTGACCCTGCCGGATGAGCGGTTTGACACATTTCCCCTCATGGAAGACCAGCTGGTGGCCCTGCTGCCTCTGACGCACCCGCTGACGAAGAAAAACGCCGTCACCCTGGAGGAACTCTGCGCCAGCCCCTTTGCCATGACCAGAGCCGGGTCTGAAGACATTATCGGTGGCCTGTTCCGTGCGTTGCGACTGCAACCCAATATACGCTGGCGCTCGTTGCAGCTTGTGAGCACCATTGCCGCCGTGGCTCGGGGCGAGGCCGTGAGCATTGTGGCGGAATCCGCCCTGCCGCCAGAAAGAGCACCGTGCTACGTCAAAAAGCCCCTCCGTCCTGCGGCCCGGCGGCAGGTAGCTCTGGCAGTGCCGGACGCGCGCCGCATGTCGCCCGCAGCCCGGGAGTTTATCCGCATGGCGCAGGAGGTTTTTCCGCATCCTGCGCGGTCAGCCGCAAGACCGACAACACGATAA
- a CDS encoding TIGR01777 family oxidoreductase gives MHVLILGGTGFVGRYMATALMRQGLTVSVVSRRAGKDGNGPRRVVWNGWDGAALAGLLDGTDAIINLQGENIGGGRWTPERKQAIVNSRVETGQALCVALRLRKEQSQQAPATLLQASASGYYGLWQSNAPACDEAAPSGTGFLAETCRQWEQSTVPVEAMGIRRCVLRFAPVLGKKADGTPGGFLERMLPSFRMFVGGPLGSGKQPFCWTHLEDVAGAASLLLQRPDLAGTFNICAPRTPSMSEFTRALGKACGRPSWLPVPAPILRLMLGQMADELLLAGQNPVPARLQAAGYTFRQPDLESALRSVLL, from the coding sequence ATGCATGTTCTCATTCTGGGCGGCACAGGCTTTGTGGGGCGATACATGGCAACGGCGCTCATGCGCCAGGGCCTCACCGTAAGTGTGGTCTCACGCAGGGCGGGCAAGGACGGCAACGGGCCGCGGCGCGTGGTCTGGAACGGCTGGGATGGAGCTGCCCTGGCTGGGTTGCTGGACGGCACCGACGCCATCATCAATCTCCAGGGCGAAAATATAGGCGGAGGCCGCTGGACGCCGGAGCGCAAGCAGGCCATTGTGAACAGCCGGGTAGAAACCGGGCAAGCCTTGTGCGTTGCCCTGCGTCTCCGCAAGGAACAGTCCCAGCAAGCGCCCGCAACGCTCCTGCAGGCTTCGGCCAGCGGCTATTATGGCCTGTGGCAAAGCAACGCACCAGCCTGCGATGAAGCTGCGCCCTCCGGTACGGGATTTCTGGCCGAAACCTGCCGCCAGTGGGAACAGAGCACCGTGCCCGTTGAAGCGATGGGCATCCGCCGTTGCGTGCTGCGCTTTGCCCCGGTGCTGGGCAAAAAGGCGGATGGAACCCCCGGCGGATTTCTGGAGCGCATGCTGCCCTCTTTCCGCATGTTTGTGGGCGGGCCGCTGGGTTCAGGCAAACAGCCATTTTGCTGGACACACCTTGAAGACGTGGCCGGGGCCGCCTCCTTGCTGTTGCAAAGGCCTGACCTTGCGGGCACGTTCAACATCTGCGCGCCGCGCACCCCCAGCATGAGCGAATTTACCCGCGCCCTTGGCAAGGCCTGCGGCAGGCCCTCATGGCTGCCCGTGCCCGCACCGATACTGCGCCTGATGCTGGGCCAGATGGCAGATGAACTGCTGCTCGCAGGGCAGAATCCTGTTCCTGCGCGCTTGCAGGCTGCTGGCTATACCTTTCGCCAGCCGGATCTTGAATCAGCCCTGCGGAGTGTGCTTCTCTAG
- a CDS encoding ABC transporter permease has product MNGVAQIQLGSFLLVYVLLLVVLAVMKKCRINQTKLLVLASARMTLQLIAAGYALTFLFEHPHPLLTMGYLLILVFFTIYLVLSRNKRLNKRFRVIVSVSIASCGLGIIIFFVTCIVGQSVFDPQYLIPISGMLMGNALTGVSLGLKSFWNGLEGQRARVEALLNIGATPEKVLFPFVCQALETALVPTLNSMLGMGIVVLPGMMTGQILSGTAPTTAILYQITIMVAICACVCLCCFCSLYFGYRTLWNAQKQVAF; this is encoded by the coding sequence ATGAACGGCGTTGCCCAGATTCAGTTAGGCTCGTTTTTGCTCGTCTATGTGCTCTTGCTGGTGGTGCTGGCGGTTATGAAAAAATGCCGCATCAACCAGACCAAACTGCTGGTGCTGGCAAGTGCGCGCATGACCCTGCAGCTTATTGCCGCAGGCTACGCGCTGACCTTTCTTTTCGAGCATCCGCACCCGCTGCTCACCATGGGGTATCTGCTCATACTGGTATTTTTTACCATCTATCTGGTGCTTTCGCGCAACAAAAGGCTTAACAAGCGCTTTCGGGTAATCGTATCTGTTTCCATTGCCAGTTGCGGGCTTGGCATCATCATATTTTTCGTGACCTGTATTGTGGGGCAGAGCGTGTTTGATCCGCAATACCTCATCCCCATCAGCGGCATGCTCATGGGCAACGCGCTTACGGGCGTTTCACTGGGCCTCAAGTCGTTCTGGAACGGCCTTGAGGGGCAGCGGGCGCGCGTGGAGGCGCTGCTGAACATAGGGGCCACGCCGGAGAAAGTGCTCTTTCCCTTTGTGTGCCAGGCGCTGGAAACAGCGCTCGTGCCCACGCTCAACTCCATGCTGGGTATGGGCATAGTGGTGCTGCCCGGCATGATGACAGGCCAGATTCTTTCCGGCACCGCGCCCACCACTGCCATCCTGTATCAGATAACCATCATGGTGGCCATTTGCGCCTGCGTGTGTCTGTGCTGTTTCTGCTCGCTCTATTTCGGCTACAGAACGCTCTGGAACGCGCAAAAACAGGTGGCTTTCTAG
- a CDS encoding ABC transporter ATP-binding protein, whose translation MPCIQTRGLAYGQIAYKDLDIEEGKATFISGPSGCGKSTLLRLFNKTLPPTAGSVLYHGQDMADIDSIALRREVLLAGQSVFLFDGSVGENFDAFCEARESATLAAEDKLKFLRLCCANFPLDAPCVHLSGGERQRVFLAICLSFLPKVLMLDEPTSALDQETAERFMAQVLAFCRERGMTVVAVSHDPALTGRHAENIISLRAEAE comes from the coding sequence ATGCCCTGTATACAGACACGCGGTCTTGCCTACGGCCAGATAGCCTACAAGGATCTGGACATAGAAGAAGGCAAGGCCACCTTTATCAGCGGCCCCAGCGGCTGCGGCAAAAGTACGCTGCTGCGGCTGTTCAACAAAACTCTGCCCCCTACGGCAGGCTCTGTGCTGTACCATGGGCAGGACATGGCCGACATTGACAGCATTGCCCTGCGGCGCGAGGTTTTGCTGGCAGGTCAATCCGTTTTTCTTTTTGACGGCTCCGTGGGCGAAAACTTTGACGCCTTTTGCGAAGCCAGAGAATCCGCTACCCTTGCGGCGGAAGACAAACTGAAATTTCTGCGTCTGTGTTGCGCCAATTTTCCTCTGGATGCACCCTGCGTGCATCTTTCCGGCGGTGAACGCCAGCGCGTGTTTCTGGCCATATGCCTTTCATTTTTGCCCAAGGTGCTGATGCTGGATGAACCCACCTCGGCTCTGGATCAGGAAACGGCAGAGCGCTTTATGGCCCAGGTGCTAGCTTTTTGCCGCGAGCGCGGCATGACCGTGGTAGCCGTGAGCCATGATCCAGCCCTGACCGGGCGGCATGCGGAAAACATCATCAGCCTGCGGGCAGAGGCGGAATAA
- a CDS encoding DEAD/DEAH box helicase: MSPSFEDFHLSPELLQAVKDMGFEEPSPIQVLAVPFLLTGRDAVGQAQTGTGKTAAFGMPILEKLTPTRAVQSLVLCPTRELAIQVAEELSKLAARMRGVAILPIYGGQAIERQLRALERGVQVVVGTPGRVMDHLQRGTLRLGGATTIVLDEADEMLDMGFREDIEAILERVPAECQRVLFSATMPPAILQLSKRFLREPEMLAIAQKTLTVPAIEQVYYEVRPHQKMDALCRVLDAQGFRKALVFCSTKRSVDEVTAHLQQRGYQSDGLHGDLAQSQRDRVMQRFRGEGLDILIATDVAARGIDVDDVDAVVNYDIPHDAERYVHRIGRTGRAGRVGKAFTFVTLREQHKLRDIIRHTKARIQQERLPSLRDVANIRTSRLLDEVRATLTAGALESCMQMVEDFLSEQFADDVITSRDVAAALLKLLMQRDFGDATNVPEEDPLAEAPRRFGRDSRDGRDGFRQGDRDGARPRRNDAPMTRLHISVGHAHKVSPGEMVGAITGECGIAGRSIGAISIQKHFSLVEVQSEFADDVLAVLNRGVFIAGTRVTAKLDTGGGSFQRKSFGPGARAPRGPRPGYPARNQRDGGGNGGGGGKRFTHPDKWGRKPRGAEDDRD, translated from the coding sequence ATGTCCCCATCGTTCGAAGATTTTCATTTGTCCCCGGAATTGTTGCAGGCCGTCAAGGATATGGGTTTTGAAGAACCCTCTCCTATTCAGGTGCTTGCCGTACCCTTTCTGCTGACTGGCCGCGACGCGGTAGGTCAGGCCCAGACCGGCACCGGCAAAACAGCCGCCTTTGGCATGCCCATTCTGGAAAAGCTCACACCCACAAGGGCGGTGCAGTCGCTGGTGCTTTGCCCCACGCGCGAGCTTGCCATCCAGGTTGCCGAAGAACTCAGCAAACTGGCCGCCCGCATGCGCGGCGTTGCTATTTTGCCCATATACGGCGGTCAGGCCATTGAACGCCAGCTCCGCGCTCTTGAACGCGGCGTGCAGGTGGTGGTAGGCACCCCTGGCCGCGTTATGGATCACCTCCAGCGCGGCACCCTCCGCCTGGGCGGCGCAACCACCATTGTGCTTGATGAAGCCGACGAAATGCTCGATATGGGCTTTCGCGAAGATATAGAAGCCATTCTGGAGCGGGTGCCCGCTGAATGCCAGCGCGTACTTTTTTCGGCCACCATGCCCCCGGCTATTTTGCAGTTGAGCAAGCGCTTTCTGCGTGAGCCGGAAATGCTGGCCATTGCCCAGAAAACCCTGACCGTGCCCGCCATTGAGCAGGTCTATTACGAAGTGCGCCCCCATCAGAAGATGGACGCGCTGTGCCGTGTGCTGGATGCCCAGGGATTCCGCAAGGCTCTGGTGTTCTGTTCCACCAAGCGCAGCGTGGACGAAGTGACGGCCCACCTGCAACAGCGCGGCTATCAGAGCGACGGCCTGCACGGCGACCTTGCCCAGTCGCAGCGCGACAGGGTCATGCAGCGTTTTCGCGGTGAGGGGCTGGACATTCTGATCGCCACGGACGTTGCCGCGCGCGGCATTGACGTGGACGATGTGGATGCCGTGGTCAACTACGACATTCCCCATGACGCAGAGCGCTACGTGCACCGCATTGGTCGCACCGGGCGTGCTGGCCGCGTGGGCAAGGCCTTTACCTTTGTGACCCTGCGCGAGCAGCACAAGCTGCGCGACATTATCCGGCACACCAAGGCCCGCATCCAGCAGGAACGCCTGCCCTCGTTGCGCGACGTTGCCAACATCCGCACATCGCGGCTGCTGGACGAAGTGCGCGCCACACTGACCGCCGGTGCGCTGGAAAGCTGCATGCAGATGGTGGAAGACTTTTTGTCCGAACAGTTTGCAGACGATGTGATCACCAGCCGCGATGTGGCCGCAGCCCTGCTCAAGCTGCTGATGCAGCGCGATTTTGGCGATGCCACCAACGTGCCGGAAGAAGACCCCCTGGCCGAAGCGCCCCGCCGCTTTGGTCGTGACAGTCGCGATGGCCGTGACGGGTTCCGTCAGGGCGACCGCGATGGCGCGCGCCCGCGCCGCAACGATGCCCCCATGACCCGCCTGCACATCAGCGTGGGCCATGCTCACAAGGTTTCGCCCGGCGAAATGGTGGGCGCCATCACTGGCGAATGCGGCATTGCTGGCCGCAGCATCGGCGCAATCAGCATCCAGAAGCATTTCAGCCTTGTTGAAGTGCAGAGCGAATTTGCCGATGACGTGTTGGCAGTCCTGAACCGGGGCGTGTTTATTGCCGGTACGCGCGTAACCGCCAAGCTCGACACAGGCGGCGGCTCGTTCCAGCGCAAGAGCTTTGGCCCCGGCGCCCGTGCACCGCGTGGCCCCCGCCCCGGATACCCTGCCCGCAATCAGCGCGATGGCGGTGGCAACGGTGGTGGCGGCGGTAAGCGGTTTACGCACCCCGATAAATGGGGCAGAAAACCGCGCGGCGCAGAAGACGACAGGGATTGA
- a CDS encoding glutamine--tRNA ligase/YqeY domain fusion protein, with product MELLERIMAPENDTTPATVAEGAAAGDTAKVGLDFIRTRITEDNASGRFGNRVHTRFPPEPNGYLHLGHAKSICLNFGVAREFGGLCNLRFDDTNPTKEETEYVDSIREDVRWLGGVWDDREFYASDYFEKLYDYAEQLIKMGKAYVDDLSAEEIREYRGTLTEPGRESPWRNRGVDENLDLFRRMRAGEFGDGQKVLRAKIDMTSPNVVMRDPTLYRIRHAEHHRTGNKWCIYPMYDYTHCLSDSIEGITHSLCTLEFINNRELYDWVLETLGAYRPQQIEFARLNVTYTVLSKRKLIQLVKEGHVTGWDDPRMPTLSGMRRRGIPPEALREFCSRIGLARADSTVEYSMLEFCVREYLNEHTPRVMAVLDPVKVVIENYPVGQVEEFDMPYHPEDASYGSRKVPFSRELYIERDDFRLEPPKKFHRLAPGAEVRLRYAYFITCREAVLDDAGNVVELRCVYDPESKGGQSPDGRKVKGTIHWVSAAHAIPAEVRLYDQLFAVENPNAAPEGKTFLDNLNPESLTKVEALLEPALATFKAGDKMQFERLGYYCKDKDSTDAKPVFNRTTTLRDTWAKLEKKGA from the coding sequence ATGGAACTATTGGAGCGCATTATGGCCCCCGAAAATGATACGACACCCGCCACAGTTGCCGAAGGCGCCGCCGCTGGCGATACTGCAAAAGTCGGCCTGGATTTCATCCGCACCCGTATAACCGAAGACAACGCTTCGGGCCGATTCGGCAATCGCGTGCACACGCGTTTTCCTCCAGAGCCGAACGGGTATCTGCATCTGGGGCATGCCAAGTCCATCTGCCTTAACTTTGGCGTTGCCAGGGAGTTTGGCGGGCTGTGCAACCTGCGCTTTGACGACACTAACCCCACCAAGGAAGAAACGGAATACGTTGATTCCATCCGTGAGGATGTGCGCTGGCTTGGCGGCGTGTGGGACGACCGCGAATTCTACGCTTCCGACTACTTCGAGAAGCTCTATGACTATGCCGAGCAGCTCATCAAGATGGGCAAGGCCTATGTGGACGACCTCTCGGCGGAAGAAATCCGCGAATATCGCGGCACGCTGACCGAACCCGGACGCGAAAGCCCCTGGCGCAACCGGGGCGTGGACGAAAATCTTGATCTGTTCCGCCGAATGCGCGCGGGCGAATTTGGCGATGGTCAAAAGGTGCTGCGCGCCAAGATTGACATGACCTCGCCCAACGTGGTCATGCGCGATCCCACGCTGTACCGCATCCGCCATGCGGAACACCATCGCACGGGCAACAAGTGGTGCATCTACCCCATGTACGACTACACCCACTGCCTGTCCGATTCCATCGAGGGCATCACCCACTCGCTCTGCACGCTGGAATTCATCAATAACCGCGAACTGTACGACTGGGTGCTCGAAACCCTTGGCGCGTACCGTCCGCAGCAGATCGAATTTGCGCGGCTTAATGTCACCTATACGGTGCTCTCCAAGCGCAAGCTCATCCAGCTGGTGAAGGAAGGCCACGTTACAGGCTGGGACGATCCCCGCATGCCCACCCTGAGCGGTATGCGCCGCCGGGGCATTCCGCCCGAGGCCCTGCGCGAATTTTGCTCCCGCATCGGCCTGGCCCGCGCCGACTCCACCGTGGAATATTCCATGCTCGAGTTCTGCGTGCGCGAATATCTCAACGAGCATACCCCGCGCGTTATGGCCGTGCTCGACCCGGTGAAGGTGGTTATTGAGAACTATCCCGTAGGCCAGGTGGAAGAGTTTGACATGCCCTACCACCCGGAAGATGCCTCCTATGGCAGCCGCAAGGTGCCGTTCTCGCGCGAGCTGTATATTGAGCGGGACGACTTCCGCCTTGAGCCGCCCAAGAAGTTCCACCGGCTGGCTCCGGGTGCGGAAGTGCGCCTGCGCTACGCCTATTTCATCACCTGCCGCGAGGCCGTGCTGGACGATGCGGGCAACGTGGTTGAACTGCGTTGCGTGTACGACCCTGAAAGCAAGGGCGGGCAAAGCCCCGATGGCCGCAAGGTGAAGGGAACCATCCATTGGGTGTCGGCGGCTCACGCCATCCCCGCAGAAGTGCGCCTGTACGATCAGCTTTTTGCGGTGGAAAACCCCAATGCCGCGCCCGAGGGCAAGACGTTTCTGGATAACCTCAATCCCGAATCGCTCACAAAGGTGGAGGCCCTGCTGGAACCTGCCCTGGCTACTTTCAAGGCTGGCGACAAGATGCAGTTTGAACGCCTTGGCTACTACTGCAAGGACAAGGACAGCACCGATGCCAAGCCCGTGTTCAACCGCACAACCACGCTGCGCGACACCTGGGCCAAGCTGGAAAAGAAGGGCGCATAG